A window from Ardenticatenales bacterium encodes these proteins:
- a CDS encoding NAD(P)-binding domain-containing protein: MTKIAVIGAGPSGIVMTKELIEQGFDVTCFEAGDAIGGVFATTYENCQLTSSTLVTRFSDFDDPDSIAPRIWMVDEYLGYLRRYVDHFKLAAYIQFSTRVEQVRSDGTGDGYQVITRASDGQTRTHRFDRVAVCTGTHQEPSRPNFSGAEAFQGRILHSAEYQNPSPFTGRRVLVVGGGESGSDISRAVAEVAAASAISIRGKSGFLVPRYFMGNPADIDTARSHYSFPVWWGRYYHSARFYSIFPLSLGYQFFGSPEKKAEAPLLRTWARLQLRRHPSAFTTFGTKNLGMVEAMTRYGCELKPAIDHLDARGAVFTDGSRFDCDVIICATGFQNHFPFLEEAYGDYMDDLKVSRRLYKHCIHPKIGETMFFCGFARPHFGALPPVSEMQARWFALLTKGDLTLPSIEEMEQAIAADSQATFDRFGATAERITTLISFLDYLDDMARIIGCAPPLAALKKRNPRLWRQIVLGPICTAQYRLRGPGAKPEVATEILMQLPLGRNSTDLYLISLFDKLSKLPGLGHFAPSAAWI; this comes from the coding sequence ATGACCAAGATTGCTGTTATTGGTGCTGGTCCATCCGGCATTGTGATGACGAAGGAACTTATTGAGCAGGGATTTGACGTGACTTGCTTTGAAGCAGGTGATGCCATTGGCGGTGTGTTTGCGACAACCTACGAGAATTGTCAGCTTACATCGAGTACGCTTGTCACGCGATTTTCGGATTTCGACGATCCGGATTCCATAGCCCCAAGAATATGGATGGTTGATGAGTATTTAGGCTACCTGCGGCGTTATGTTGACCATTTTAAGCTGGCGGCCTACATTCAGTTCTCTACACGTGTAGAACAAGTAAGATCAGATGGAACCGGAGATGGGTATCAGGTCATAACGCGCGCATCCGATGGACAAACCAGGACCCATCGATTTGATCGGGTTGCGGTATGCACCGGCACGCACCAGGAGCCGTCGAGACCGAATTTCTCCGGAGCGGAAGCATTTCAAGGCCGCATTCTCCACTCGGCGGAGTATCAAAATCCCTCCCCCTTCACAGGACGGCGTGTGCTTGTCGTTGGTGGTGGCGAAAGTGGCTCGGATATTTCCCGGGCGGTGGCCGAGGTTGCCGCTGCCAGCGCCATTTCCATTCGCGGCAAATCCGGTTTTTTGGTCCCGCGCTATTTCATGGGCAACCCGGCGGATATTGACACCGCGCGCTCGCATTATTCTTTCCCTGTTTGGTGGGGACGTTACTACCACAGCGCCCGCTTTTACAGCATCTTCCCGCTGTCTCTGGGATACCAGTTTTTTGGCTCCCCGGAAAAGAAAGCAGAAGCTCCCTTGTTGCGAACTTGGGCCAGACTGCAATTGCGCCGCCACCCCAGCGCCTTCACGACGTTCGGTACCAAAAACCTGGGGATGGTAGAAGCGATGACCCGGTATGGCTGTGAACTCAAACCGGCGATAGATCACCTGGATGCGCGGGGAGCGGTCTTCACGGATGGCAGTCGGTTTGATTGCGATGTCATTATCTGCGCCACGGGGTTCCAAAACCACTTCCCCTTTCTTGAAGAAGCCTATGGCGATTACATGGATGACCTCAAAGTGTCGCGCCGTTTGTATAAGCACTGTATTCACCCGAAGATTGGCGAGACGATGTTCTTCTGTGGGTTTGCGCGGCCTCACTTCGGCGCGTTGCCGCCGGTTTCCGAAATGCAGGCACGTTGGTTTGCATTGCTGACAAAGGGCGACCTGACCCTGCCTTCAATAGAAGAAATGGAGCAGGCGATTGCCGCCGATAGCCAGGCAACTTTTGACCGTTTCGGCGCAACGGCGGAACGAATCACGACGTTGATCAGTTTTCTCGACTACCTTGACGATATGGCCCGGATTATTGGCTGTGCCCCACCGCTCGCCGCGCTGAAAAAACGGAATCCGCGTCTGTGGCGGCAAATTGTGTTGGGACCGATCTGCACCGCGCAGTATCGTTTGCGGGGTCCCGGGGCCAAACCGGAGGTCGCCACGGAGATACTGATGCAACTGCCTCTGGGGCGCAATTCCACAGACCTTTATTTGATATCGCTGTTTGATAAGTTGAGCAAATTGCCCGGCCTGGGACATTTCGCGCCGTCCGCGGCCTGGATTTGA
- a CDS encoding glycoside hydrolase family 13 protein, whose translation MHPFPHFLPRERRWRHPGILVFLAFLLTLLTVQPSYAALGWVGNMWPGGGSFNTINAGDPFNVYVQVWKGGVTDMPGQGAGITCTLHWGEVAAWGDTWTNVTDTPMAYNTDVGNNDEYVGTIAPGAGMYEYTANCTDTTDGQTTWQQDGNGHLTVIGGGGGGHDCSVQWDAVLHDSFNADYRSTVGPTTPNDIITLRLRVAQDDITTARVRAWDDRLNTETYYDMAWDGTFDTDPDTYDWWVTDVPVGGSPTIVYYFFEINDDGDGGCSPADQDFYVDDNPKFYGGGYGAMSDAYDDGRSYQITVYDPNFTVPAWMQQAVVYQIFPDRFRDGLPANNNGIGEFSYNSPTGTIYRSTLNPDTPWNTAVCDPRQLGTDCTAKYGDNFYGGDLQGILDKINEGYFDNLGVTVLYLNPIFEAPSNHKYDTANYLSIDDNFGDLATFQALASAAEAHGLHLILDGVFNHTSADSTYFDLYSRYDVNGNLTSPGGPGVNDGSGACESVNSPFRPWFYFPDIGNPGTDNGVPVLCDGGLSYEAWFGYFSLPKLQANATDVRDLVWADGLNSVGPFWTSEGAAGWRFDVGNEIDPGLTNDPNNDYWEGFRAAVRDSGVTGRDDTLMLGELWEDASPLLLGNEWDSVMNYRFRSAMLSWLFTGCAGNGCNSDANGQYFSDNDSNAGSASGEIRYVSPSQFNARLLSIWEDYPPMAWKAMMNLDGSHDTNRMRFLLKKVNNDNDSAALQRMKEWWLFAFTYAGAPTIYYGDEVGLSHDGVWDGLRWEDDPYNRAPYPWSDTPGDYVADTGLMTFVQNLAAIRNANPVLQDGDVQHGLVIDDANKLYGFGRTNGSDTALIALNRDGVVHDVTFSGLNGAPYNLADGTELVDALNGGVYVVVGGEVTVPANPTWGAILLADKTTPNSNVQLFSLATDGFVGGVAYSSSDIVRYNRGTNVWSMYFDGSDVGVTVNLDAFAYAGSSAILMSFAEPTSLPGIGAIDDSDIVRFTPTTLGDNTTGTFQFYFDGSDVGLSTDDEDVNAVMPLAQGRFMLSTSGPFSLNNGALTGTASDLLLFLPTQLGANTAGNWWFAFDGSDVGLDGIGENVEGVTFFGGQLHLTTDGDFAVSNSSGDASDIFRCQPAGFGQNTNCAFTPGLYWDGSVRGLAGRVVDGFAILSGANVTPELWSGPQPVSNTLGR comes from the coding sequence ATGCACCCATTTCCCCATTTTTTGCCCCGGGAACGCCGCTGGCGACATCCGGGAATCCTTGTCTTTCTGGCCTTCCTCCTCACACTTCTCACCGTTCAGCCCTCCTACGCCGCCCTCGGCTGGGTCGGCAACATGTGGCCCGGCGGCGGCTCCTTCAACACCATCAACGCCGGCGATCCCTTCAATGTGTACGTCCAGGTCTGGAAAGGCGGCGTCACCGATATGCCCGGCCAGGGAGCCGGCATCACCTGCACCCTGCACTGGGGAGAGGTAGCTGCCTGGGGCGACACCTGGACCAACGTCACCGACACGCCCATGGCCTACAACACGGACGTGGGCAACAATGACGAATATGTGGGCACAATTGCGCCGGGCGCGGGCATGTATGAATACACCGCCAACTGCACGGACACCACCGACGGGCAAACAACCTGGCAGCAGGACGGCAACGGCCACCTCACCGTCATCGGCGGCGGCGGCGGCGGGCATGATTGCAGCGTGCAATGGGACGCGGTGCTGCACGACAGCTTCAACGCCGATTATCGCTCCACGGTTGGCCCCACTACCCCCAACGACATCATCACCCTGCGCCTGCGCGTGGCCCAGGATGACATCACCACCGCCCGCGTGCGCGCCTGGGATGATCGCCTGAACACGGAAACGTACTACGACATGGCCTGGGATGGCACATTCGACACCGACCCGGATACCTACGACTGGTGGGTGACGGACGTGCCCGTGGGCGGCAGCCCGACTATTGTTTACTACTTCTTTGAAATCAACGATGATGGGGATGGCGGCTGCTCCCCCGCCGATCAGGATTTCTACGTGGATGACAACCCGAAGTTCTACGGCGGCGGCTACGGAGCCATGAGCGACGCCTATGACGATGGACGCAGCTACCAGATCACCGTTTACGATCCCAACTTCACCGTGCCGGCATGGATGCAGCAAGCCGTCGTCTACCAAATCTTCCCCGACCGCTTCCGCGATGGCCTGCCCGCCAACAACAACGGCATCGGCGAATTTTCCTACAACAGCCCCACCGGCACCATCTACCGCTCCACGCTCAACCCGGACACGCCCTGGAACACCGCCGTCTGCGATCCGCGCCAACTCGGCACGGATTGCACCGCCAAATATGGCGACAACTTCTACGGCGGCGACCTGCAAGGCATCCTGGATAAAATCAACGAAGGTTACTTCGACAACCTCGGCGTCACCGTCCTCTATCTCAACCCCATCTTCGAAGCCCCCTCCAACCACAAATACGACACCGCCAACTACCTGTCCATTGACGACAACTTTGGCGACCTGGCAACCTTCCAGGCGCTCGCCAGCGCCGCCGAAGCGCACGGCCTCCACCTCATCCTCGACGGCGTTTTCAACCACACCTCCGCCGACAGCACCTACTTTGACCTCTACAGCCGCTACGATGTGAACGGCAACCTCACCAGCCCCGGCGGCCCCGGCGTCAACGATGGCAGCGGCGCCTGCGAATCCGTCAACTCCCCCTTCCGCCCCTGGTTCTACTTTCCGGACATCGGCAACCCGGGCACGGACAACGGCGTTCCCGTCCTCTGTGATGGCGGTCTTTCCTATGAAGCGTGGTTTGGCTATTTCTCGCTGCCCAAGCTGCAAGCCAACGCCACGGACGTGCGCGATCTCGTCTGGGCCGATGGCCTCAACTCCGTGGGACCGTTCTGGACCAGCGAGGGCGCGGCAGGCTGGCGCTTCGACGTGGGCAACGAAATCGATCCGGGTCTGACCAACGATCCCAACAATGATTACTGGGAAGGGTTCCGCGCCGCCGTGCGCGACAGCGGCGTGACCGGGCGGGATGATACGCTGATGTTGGGGGAATTATGGGAAGATGCGTCCCCGCTGCTGTTGGGCAACGAGTGGGACAGTGTGATGAACTACCGCTTCCGCTCCGCCATGTTGAGCTGGTTGTTCACCGGCTGTGCCGGCAACGGCTGCAACAGCGACGCCAATGGGCAATACTTCTCCGACAACGACAGCAATGCCGGCAGCGCCAGCGGCGAAATCCGCTACGTCAGCCCCTCCCAGTTTAACGCCCGCCTCCTCTCCATCTGGGAAGATTACCCGCCGATGGCCTGGAAAGCGATGATGAATCTGGACGGCTCCCACGACACCAACCGGATGCGCTTCCTTCTGAAAAAGGTGAACAACGACAACGACAGCGCCGCACTGCAACGCATGAAGGAGTGGTGGCTGTTTGCCTTCACCTATGCCGGCGCGCCCACGATCTATTATGGCGACGAGGTTGGCCTGAGTCACGATGGCGTCTGGGACGGGCTGCGCTGGGAAGACGACCCGTACAATCGCGCCCCATATCCGTGGAGCGACACCCCCGGCGACTACGTGGCGGACACGGGCCTGATGACGTTCGTGCAGAACCTGGCGGCCATCCGCAACGCTAATCCGGTGCTGCAAGATGGAGACGTGCAGCATGGTCTGGTGATTGACGACGCCAACAAGCTATACGGCTTTGGCCGCACCAATGGCAGCGATACGGCGCTCATCGCCCTCAATCGGGACGGTGTGGTGCATGATGTCACCTTCTCCGGGTTGAATGGCGCGCCGTACAATCTGGCGGATGGGACGGAACTGGTGGATGCGCTCAACGGTGGGGTCTATGTTGTTGTCGGCGGAGAGGTGACTGTGCCGGCAAATCCGACCTGGGGCGCGATCTTGTTGGCAGACAAGACCACACCCAATAGTAATGTTCAGCTCTTCAGCCTGGCGACAGATGGCTTCGTGGGTGGCGTGGCTTACAGCAGCAGCGACATTGTGCGCTACAACCGGGGCACAAATGTGTGGAGTATGTACTTTGATGGCTCGGATGTGGGGGTAACGGTGAACTTGGATGCTTTCGCTTATGCCGGCAGCAGCGCCATCCTCATGAGCTTCGCCGAACCCACCTCCCTGCCCGGCATCGGCGCGATAGACGACTCCGACATCGTCCGCTTCACCCCCACCACCCTGGGCGACAACACCACGGGCACGTTCCAGTTTTACTTCGACGGCTCCGACGTGGGTCTCTCCACCGACGACGAAGACGTCAACGCCGTCATGCCCCTGGCCCAGGGGCGCTTCATGCTCAGCACCAGCGGCCCCTTCTCCCTCAACAACGGCGCGCTCACAGGAACCGCCTCTGACCTGCTCCTTTTCCTGCCCACCCAACTGGGTGCGAACACGGCAGGGAACTGGTGGTTCGCCTTTGACGGTTCCGACGTGGGGTTGGACGGCATAGGCGAGAATGTGGAGGGCGTCACCTTCTTCGGTGGGCAGTTGCACCTGACCACCGACGGCGACTTCGCCGTCAGCAATAGCAGCGGCGACGCCAGCGACATCTTCCGCTGTCAACCTGCCGGGTTTGGGCAGAACACCAACTGCGCTTTTACACCTGGCCTCTATTGGGACGGCTCCGTGCGCGGCCTCGCCGGGCGCGTCGTTGACGGCTTCGCCATTCTGTCCGGCGCGAATGTCACCCCTGAATTATGGTCGGGTCCCCAACCTGTATCCAATACATTAGGGCGCTGA